The proteins below come from a single Stomoxys calcitrans chromosome 1, idStoCalc2.1, whole genome shotgun sequence genomic window:
- the LOC106084682 gene encoding probable prefoldin subunit 2 — translation MSGDQVKESKMNEKVVAEFQQLRNEQRNLVNNLNTLEMDIKEHKTVIDTLKTVDPDRKCFRLIGGVLCERTVKEVLPQLIENKDFIEKTIALVTEDLTKKGQQINKFKEEHNIRIRGEQLPGETSKTQSDENKAENRNVLVSN, via the exons ATGAGTGGCGACCAGGTAAAGGAGTCCAAAATGAACGAAAAAGTTGTGGCCGAATTTCAACAGCTCCGCAACGAGCAAAGAAATCTCGTTAATAATCTGAACACTCTGGAAATGGATATTAAAGAGCACAA AACTGTGATAGATACTCTGAAAACTGTGGATCCCGATCGAAAATGTTTCCGTCTCATCGGTGGCGTACTCTGTGAGCGAACTGTTAAAGAAGTTTTACCTCAACTAATAGAGAATAAAGATTTCATCGAGAAGACCATAGCATTAGTCACTGAAGATTTGACCAAGAAGGGCCAACaaattaacaaattcaaagaGGAACACAACATTAGAATAAGAGGCGAACAATTGCCCGGCGAAACATCAAAAACACAATCAGATGAAAATAAGGCAGAAAATCGCAATGTCTTAGTTTCCAACTGA
- the LOC106084676 gene encoding probable glutamate--tRNA ligase, mitochondrial isoform X1 yields MLSLKNSISLRFIKQIVYQRYASTQVRVRFAPSPTGHLHLGGLRTALYNYLYARHQNGKFLLRIEDTDQTRLVPGAMESLIEDLQWAGIEIDEGPGSKVKGSYGPYIQSQRTKLYLDHVETLLQNGSAYRCFCTERRLELLRKEALRTRQVPKYDNKCRHLSQKQIAELLGKSAPFCIRFKLNDYEEPLNDLIYGPVHHNVSQNEGDPVIMKSDQFPTYHFANVVDDHMMAITHVFRGVEWQISTTKHLLLYRAFGWEPPKFGHLPLLVNADGTKLSKRQGDIGIKSFREKGYFPTALLNYVVSAGGGFPHEQFTKLKVYSLGELSEKVYISCKTLTLLTFNKLHQQFTIENVNSHPSRLNPDLLDEFNRLQIIDLLNSEDSTEALVENVQHLVKTTYPTETNLDLNSTHILNILKWSSKRLTFIKDLTAPKLSFLWVKPTSYKIEAITKEQMGTLIESLEKEEFEKDHLNSVLKNYCQQNNVKFPTLMKCLRSALSGLKEGPGVAEMMEILGKRVTLQRLSDAVVLGDADGRNMKKGDRIG; encoded by the exons ATGTTATCACTTAAAAATTCAATTAGTCTACgttttataaaacaaattgtTTACCAAAGATATGCCTCCACCCAGGTAAGAGTACGATTTGCTCCAAGCCCAACGG GGCATTTGCATTTGGGAGGACTACGTACGGCATTGTACAATTATTTGTATGCCAGAcatcaaaatggaaaatttctgCTGCGCATTGAGGACACAGATCAAACTCGTCTTGTGCCAGGAGCCATGGAAAGCCTTATTGAAGATTTGCAATGGGCTGGCATAGAAATCGATGAGGGACCAGGCTCCAAAGTTAAAGGATCCTACGGCCCTTATATACAAAGCCAAAGAACAAAATTATATTT agatCATGTTGAAACCTTGTTGCAGAATGGTTCCGCCTATCGCTGTTTCTGTACGGAAAGAAGGCTGGAATTACTAAGAAAAGAAGCCTTGCGCACAAGACAAGTTCCCAAGTATGACAATAAATGTCGCCATCTTTCCCAAAAACAAATTGCGGAGCTTTTAGGAAAGTCTGCTCCTTTCTGTATACGCTTCAAATTAAATGACTATGAAGAGCCTTTAAATGATTTGATTTATGGTCCTGTTCATCATAATGTTAGCCAAAATGAAGGTGATCCTGTTATTATGAAATCAGATCAATTTCCTACCTATCACTTTGCCAATGTAGTGGATGACCACATGATGGCTATTACTCATGTTTTTCGTGGTGTTGAATGGCAAATATCAACAACAAAGCATTTACTTTTATATAG GGCATTTGGTTGGGAACCCCCAAAGTTTGGTCATCTCCCTCTTTTGGTAAATGCTGATGGCACTAAACTGAGCAAGCGTCAGGGTGATATTGGCATAAAGAGTTTCAG AGAAAAGGGCTATTTTCCAACAGCACTTCTTAACTATGTGGTGTCAGCTGGCGGAGGTTTCCCCCATGAACAGTTTACAAAACTAAAAGTGTACTCTTTAGGGGAACTATCAGAAAAGGTATACATTTCTTGTAAGACTTTAACTTTGTTAACTTTTAATAAACTTCATCAACAGTTTACCATTGAAAATGTAAATTCCCATCCAAGTCGCCTCAATCCAGATCTTCTGGATGAATTTAATCGCTTGCAAATAATAGATTTACTGAACTCAGAAGATTCAACAGAGGCATTGGTTGAAAATGTACAACATTTAGTGAAAACAACTTATCCCACAGA aaCTAATTTAGATCTTAATTCTACACACATATTAAACATTCTCAAATGGTCATCTAAGCGCCTGACATTTATCAAAGATTTGACAGCACCAAAATTAAGTTTCCTTTGGGTAAAGCCAACAAGCTATAAAATAGAGGCTATTACAAAAG AACAAATGGGAACACTTATCGAGTCCTTGGAGAAAGAAGAGTTTGAAAAGGATCATTTAAATAGTGTACTGAAGAATTATTGCCAACAAAACAATGTTAAGTTCCCCACTCTTATGAAGTGCTTAAGGTCTGCCTTAAGTGGCTTAAAG GAGGGCCCTGGTGTTGCTGAAATGATGGAAATTTTAGGTAAACGTGTTACACTGCAAAGACTCTCTGATGCTGTAGTTCTGGGAGATGCCGATGGAAGGAATATGAAGAAAGGAGATAGAATAGGCTAA
- the LOC106084677 gene encoding serine incorporator 3 isoform X2 — MGAVLGLCSAAQCALCCTGTAASMCCSACPSCKNSTSSRFMYAFMLLVGTILGAIALSPGLQGTLKKLPFCINSTSSTSSKAIDVFSGGSLQLDCEYALGYMAVYRICFGLACFFMLMALIMLGVKTSRDPRSHIQNEFWGLKFLICLGATIGAIFIPDGSFGPAMMWVGLIGGLAFILVQLIIIVDFAHSLAENWIDSAENNRGYYYALVFVTLLSYGLSITGISLLYVYFTHSDGCGLNKFFISINLILCIMISILSVLPAVQERLPQSGLLQSSLVTMYTIYLTWSAVANNPEKICNPGMFGIIEGNASVTSTVAPPTPHSKVTFDTTNIIGLIVWMLCILYNCISSAVEVSKINNDGEKREVLSDAETGGGNGKTDADNESEGVTYSWSMFHIVFVCASLYVMMTLTNWYKPNSDIELFNANAASMWIKIISSWMGIFIYGWSLVAPAILTNREFN; from the exons ATGGGAGCAGTTCTGGGTTTATGCTCCGCGGCACAG TGTGCCTTGTGTTGTACGGGAACAGCAGCTTCCATGTGCTGTAGCGCCTGTccatcatgcaaaaattcaacttCTTCCCGTTTCATGTATGCTTTCATGTTGCTTGTGGGCACTATCTTGGGAGCAATAGCTCTGTCGCCTGGCCTTCAAGGAACTTTAAAGAAACTGCCTTTCTGTATTAATTCCACTTCATCTACCAGTTCAAAAGCCATCGATGTCTTTTCGGGAGGTTCCTTACAGTTGGATTGTGAATATGCTCTGGGTTATATGGCAGTATATCGCATATGTTTCGGTTTGGCGTGCTTCTTTATGCTTATGGCTTTAATAATGCTGGGGGTGAAGACTTCAAGGGATCCTCGTTCTCATATACAAAATGAGTTTTGGGGACTTAAATTCTTAATCTGTCTGGGCGCAACAATTGGAGCAATTTTCATTCCAGATGGTTCATTTGGACCGGCAATGATGTGGGTCGGTCTTATAGGTGGTCTGGCATTTATTCTTGTTCAACTGATAATAATTGTGGATTTTGCTCATTCATTGGCAGAAAATTGGATTG ATAGTGCTGAAAACAATCGTGGTTACTACTATGCATTGGTATTCGTAACTCTATTAAGTTATGGTTTGTCGATTACTGGAATTTCACTACTTTATGTATATTTCACGCAT AGCGATGGATGCGGCTTGAACAAGTTTTTCATTTCAATCAATTTGATTTTGTGCATTATGATTAGCATTTTATCTGTATTGCCAGCGGTGCAAGAGCGATTGCCTCAGTCGGGTCTATTGCAAAGCTCATTGGTGACAATGTACACAATTTATTTGACTTGGTCTGCTGTAGCCAATAATCCAG AAAAGATATGCAATCCCGGCATGTTTGGAATTATTGAAGGCAATGCCAGTGTCACCAGCACAGTGGCCCCTCCTACACCACATTCAAAGGTAACCTTTGATACCACCAACATTATTGGCCTAATTGTTTGGATGCTTTGCATTCTATACAATTGCATTAGTTCAGCTGTTGAGGTCTCAAAAATCAACAATGATGGCGAAAAAAGAG AAGTTTTATCAGATGCAGAGACAGGTGGTGGCAATGGCAAAACCGATGCAGATAACGAATCCGAAGGAGTGACATATTCATGGTCCATGTTCCATATAGTCTTTGTATGCGCTTCACTGTATGTGATGATGACTTTGACTAATTGGTACAA GCCAAATTCAGACATTGAATTATTTAATGCCAATGCTGCCTCCATGTGGATAAAGATAATTTCCAGCTGGATGGGTATATTCATATATGGTTGGAGTTTAGTAGCACCCGCCATACTAACCAATCGAGAATTCAATTAG
- the LOC106084677 gene encoding serine incorporator 3 isoform X3 codes for MGAVLGLCSAAQCALCCTGTAASMCCSACPSCKNSTSSRFMYAFMLLVGTILGAIALSPGLQGTLKKLPFCINSTSSTSSKAIDVFSGGSLQLDCEYALGYMAVYRICFGLACFFMLMALIMLGVKTSRDPRSHIQNEFWGLKFLICLGATIGAIFIPDGSFGPAMMWVGLIGGLAFILVQLIIIVDFAHSLAENWIDSAENNRGYYYALVFVTLLSYGLSITGISLLYVYFTHSDGCGLNKFFISINLILCIMISILSVLPAVQERLPQSGLLQSSLVTMYTIYLTWSAVANNPEKICNPGMFGIIEGNASVTSTVAPPTPHSKVTFDTTNIIGLIVWMLCILYNCISSAVEVSKINNDGEKRDAETGGGNGKTDADNESEGVTYSWSMFHIVFVCASLYVMMTLTNWYKPNSDIELFNANAASMWIKIISSWMGIFIYGWSLVAPAILTNREFN; via the exons ATGGGAGCAGTTCTGGGTTTATGCTCCGCGGCACAG TGTGCCTTGTGTTGTACGGGAACAGCAGCTTCCATGTGCTGTAGCGCCTGTccatcatgcaaaaattcaacttCTTCCCGTTTCATGTATGCTTTCATGTTGCTTGTGGGCACTATCTTGGGAGCAATAGCTCTGTCGCCTGGCCTTCAAGGAACTTTAAAGAAACTGCCTTTCTGTATTAATTCCACTTCATCTACCAGTTCAAAAGCCATCGATGTCTTTTCGGGAGGTTCCTTACAGTTGGATTGTGAATATGCTCTGGGTTATATGGCAGTATATCGCATATGTTTCGGTTTGGCGTGCTTCTTTATGCTTATGGCTTTAATAATGCTGGGGGTGAAGACTTCAAGGGATCCTCGTTCTCATATACAAAATGAGTTTTGGGGACTTAAATTCTTAATCTGTCTGGGCGCAACAATTGGAGCAATTTTCATTCCAGATGGTTCATTTGGACCGGCAATGATGTGGGTCGGTCTTATAGGTGGTCTGGCATTTATTCTTGTTCAACTGATAATAATTGTGGATTTTGCTCATTCATTGGCAGAAAATTGGATTG ATAGTGCTGAAAACAATCGTGGTTACTACTATGCATTGGTATTCGTAACTCTATTAAGTTATGGTTTGTCGATTACTGGAATTTCACTACTTTATGTATATTTCACGCAT AGCGATGGATGCGGCTTGAACAAGTTTTTCATTTCAATCAATTTGATTTTGTGCATTATGATTAGCATTTTATCTGTATTGCCAGCGGTGCAAGAGCGATTGCCTCAGTCGGGTCTATTGCAAAGCTCATTGGTGACAATGTACACAATTTATTTGACTTGGTCTGCTGTAGCCAATAATCCAG AAAAGATATGCAATCCCGGCATGTTTGGAATTATTGAAGGCAATGCCAGTGTCACCAGCACAGTGGCCCCTCCTACACCACATTCAAAGGTAACCTTTGATACCACCAACATTATTGGCCTAATTGTTTGGATGCTTTGCATTCTATACAATTGCATTAGTTCAGCTGTTGAGGTCTCAAAAATCAACAATGATGGCGAAAAAAGAG ATGCAGAGACAGGTGGTGGCAATGGCAAAACCGATGCAGATAACGAATCCGAAGGAGTGACATATTCATGGTCCATGTTCCATATAGTCTTTGTATGCGCTTCACTGTATGTGATGATGACTTTGACTAATTGGTACAA GCCAAATTCAGACATTGAATTATTTAATGCCAATGCTGCCTCCATGTGGATAAAGATAATTTCCAGCTGGATGGGTATATTCATATATGGTTGGAGTTTAGTAGCACCCGCCATACTAACCAATCGAGAATTCAATTAG
- the LOC106084676 gene encoding probable glutamate--tRNA ligase, mitochondrial isoform X3 encodes MESLIEDLQWAGIEIDEGPGSKVKGSYGPYIQSQRTKLYLDHVETLLQNGSAYRCFCTERRLELLRKEALRTRQVPKYDNKCRHLSQKQIAELLGKSAPFCIRFKLNDYEEPLNDLIYGPVHHNVSQNEGDPVIMKSDQFPTYHFANVVDDHMMAITHVFRGVEWQISTTKHLLLYRAFGWEPPKFGHLPLLVNADGTKLSKRQGDIGIKSFREKGYFPTALLNYVVSAGGGFPHEQFTKLKVYSLGELSEKFTIENVNSHPSRLNPDLLDEFNRLQIIDLLNSEDSTEALVENVQHLVKTTYPTETNLDLNSTHILNILKWSSKRLTFIKDLTAPKLSFLWVKPTSYKIEAITKEQMGTLIESLEKEEFEKDHLNSVLKNYCQQNNVKFPTLMKCLRSALSGLKEGPGVAEMMEILGKRVTLQRLSDAVVLGDADGRNMKKGDRIG; translated from the exons ATGGAAAGCCTTATTGAAGATTTGCAATGGGCTGGCATAGAAATCGATGAGGGACCAGGCTCCAAAGTTAAAGGATCCTACGGCCCTTATATACAAAGCCAAAGAACAAAATTATATTT agatCATGTTGAAACCTTGTTGCAGAATGGTTCCGCCTATCGCTGTTTCTGTACGGAAAGAAGGCTGGAATTACTAAGAAAAGAAGCCTTGCGCACAAGACAAGTTCCCAAGTATGACAATAAATGTCGCCATCTTTCCCAAAAACAAATTGCGGAGCTTTTAGGAAAGTCTGCTCCTTTCTGTATACGCTTCAAATTAAATGACTATGAAGAGCCTTTAAATGATTTGATTTATGGTCCTGTTCATCATAATGTTAGCCAAAATGAAGGTGATCCTGTTATTATGAAATCAGATCAATTTCCTACCTATCACTTTGCCAATGTAGTGGATGACCACATGATGGCTATTACTCATGTTTTTCGTGGTGTTGAATGGCAAATATCAACAACAAAGCATTTACTTTTATATAG GGCATTTGGTTGGGAACCCCCAAAGTTTGGTCATCTCCCTCTTTTGGTAAATGCTGATGGCACTAAACTGAGCAAGCGTCAGGGTGATATTGGCATAAAGAGTTTCAG AGAAAAGGGCTATTTTCCAACAGCACTTCTTAACTATGTGGTGTCAGCTGGCGGAGGTTTCCCCCATGAACAGTTTACAAAACTAAAAGTGTACTCTTTAGGGGAACTATCAGAAAAG TTTACCATTGAAAATGTAAATTCCCATCCAAGTCGCCTCAATCCAGATCTTCTGGATGAATTTAATCGCTTGCAAATAATAGATTTACTGAACTCAGAAGATTCAACAGAGGCATTGGTTGAAAATGTACAACATTTAGTGAAAACAACTTATCCCACAGA aaCTAATTTAGATCTTAATTCTACACACATATTAAACATTCTCAAATGGTCATCTAAGCGCCTGACATTTATCAAAGATTTGACAGCACCAAAATTAAGTTTCCTTTGGGTAAAGCCAACAAGCTATAAAATAGAGGCTATTACAAAAG AACAAATGGGAACACTTATCGAGTCCTTGGAGAAAGAAGAGTTTGAAAAGGATCATTTAAATAGTGTACTGAAGAATTATTGCCAACAAAACAATGTTAAGTTCCCCACTCTTATGAAGTGCTTAAGGTCTGCCTTAAGTGGCTTAAAG GAGGGCCCTGGTGTTGCTGAAATGATGGAAATTTTAGGTAAACGTGTTACACTGCAAAGACTCTCTGATGCTGTAGTTCTGGGAGATGCCGATGGAAGGAATATGAAGAAAGGAGATAGAATAGGCTAA
- the LOC106084675 gene encoding tyrosine--tRNA ligase, cytoplasmic → MSDLSLEQKKSLITRNLQEVLGEDKLNSILKERDLKIYWGTATTGQPHVAYFVPMSKIADFLKAGCEVTILFADLHAYLDNMKAPWSLLQLRTQYYEAVIKAMLSSIGVPLDKLKFVKGTDYQLSREYTLDVYKLSSVVTQHDAKKAGAEVVKQVEYPLLSGLLYPGLQALDEEYLKVDAQFGGVDQRKIFTFSEKYLPQLGYEKRIHLMNPMVPGLAGGKMSSSEIDSKIDLLDSPANVKKKLKKAFCEPGNVADNGLLSFVKHVLFSLFKEGEGFEINRSPENGGDMTFNNYADLEQYFAESKLHPGDLKAAVEKYINKLLEPIRKEFEKPELQKLCAAAYPPPAKTKGPVPANAGAPEEDGPQRLDIRVGKVIEVQRHPDADTLYVLKIDLAEDQPRTIISGLVKFVTVEELDQRLVAVLCNLKPSKMRGILSEGMVLCTSNEDHTVVEPIIVPASAAPGSRLAFEGYSGQPDEQLNPKKKVWEKLSVDLKTNGEGVAVWKDNFLLTPEGEKLTSKLANCCIK, encoded by the exons ATGAGCGACCTATCTCTGGAGCAGAAGAAATCTCTAATAACCCGCAATCTCCAAGAAGTTTTGGGCGAAGACAAACTTAACTCAATCCTAAAGGAGAGGGATTTAAAGATTTACTGGGGCACTGCAACAACTGGTCAACCACATGTGGCTTATTTTGTGCCTATGTCAAAAATTGCCGACTTCCTTAAGGCAGGATGTGAG GTCACTATTCTTTTTGCCGATCTTCATGCCTACTTGGATAATATGAAAGCTCCTTGGTCTCTGTTACAATTGCGCACACAATATTACGAAGCGGTAATTAAGGCAATGTTATCTTCCATTGGGGTGCCACTGGACAAATTGAAATTTGTGAAGGGCACCGACTATCAGCTGTCGAGGGAATACACACTGGATGTGTATAAACTTTCGTCGGTGGTAACACAGCACGATGCCAAAAAAGCTGGTGCTGAAGTTGTTAAACAAGTCGAATATCCTCTGCTTTCGGGTCTTCTGTATCCCGGACTTCAGGCTTTGGATGAGGAATACCTCAAAGTTGATGCTCAATTTGGTGGAGTAGATCAAAGAAAGATTTTTACATTCTCGGAAAAATATTTGCCCCAATTGGGCTATGAAAAGCGTATACATTTGATGAACCCCATGGTGCCCGGTTTGGCAGGTGGTAAAATGTCCTCCTCAGAAATAGATTCCAAAATAGATTTACTCGATTCGCCCGCAAATGTCAAAAAGAAGTTGAAGAAAGCTTTCTGCGAGCCGGGCAATGTGGCCGATAATGGTTTATTGTCTTTTGTCAAGCACGTTCTATTCTCTCTGTTCAAGGAGGGTGAGGGTTTCGAAATCAACCGCTCCCCAGAGAATGGTGGAGATATGACATTCAATAACTATGCAGATTTAGAGCAATATTTTGCTGAAAGCAAACTACATCCGGGAGATCTTAAAGCAGCTGTTGAGAAATATATCAACAAACTATTGGAGCCCATACGCAAAGAATTTGAGAAACCTGAATTGCA AAAATTGTGTGCAGCTGCTTATCCTCCTCCAGCTAAAACGAAAGGACCAGTACCGGCCAATGCTGGCGCTCCCGAAGAGGATGGTCCACAGCGTTTGGATATCCGTGTGGGCAAAGTCATTGAGGTGCAACGTCACCCTGATGCTGATACATTGTACGTTTTGAAAATTGATTTGGCAGAAGATCAACCACGCACCATTATCAGTGGTTTGGTTAAATTTGTGACTGTCGAAGAACTTGATCAACGTTTGGTAGCAGTTTTGTGCAATCTTAAACCTTCCAAAATGCGTGGCATACTTTCTGAAGGCATGGTTTTGTGTACTTCAAA CGAAGACCACACAGTGGTGGAACCCATTATTGTTCCTGCATCTGCAGCTCCAGGCAGTCGTTTGGCATTCGAAGGCTACAGTGGCCAACCTGATGAACAATTAAATCCCAAGAAAAAGGTTTGGGAAAAACTATCAGTCGATCTTAAGACAAATGGCGAAGGTGTTGCTGTGTGGAAGGACAACTTCTTATTAACACCCGAAGGGGAAAAACTTACAAGCAAATTAGCTAATTGTTGTATTAAATAG
- the LOC106084677 gene encoding serine incorporator 3 isoform X1 produces the protein MGAVLGLCSAAQCALCCTGTAASMCCSACPSCKNSTSSRFMYAFMLLVGTILGAIALSPGLQGTLKKLPFCINSTSSTSSKAIDVFSGGSLQLDCEYALGYMAVYRICFGLACFFMLMALIMLGVKTSRDPRSHIQNEFWGLKFLICLGATIGAIFIPDGSFGPAMMWVGLIGGLAFILVQLIIIVDFAHSLAENWIDSAENNRGYYYALVFVTLLSYGLSITGISLLYVYFTHSDGCGLNKFFISINLILCIMISILSVLPAVQERLPQSGLLQSSLVTMYTIYLTWSAVANNPEKICNPGMFGIIEGNASVTSTVAPPTPHSKVTFDTTNIIGLIVWMLCILYNCISSAVEVSKINNDGEKRVLTEVLSDAETGGGNGKTDADNESEGVTYSWSMFHIVFVCASLYVMMTLTNWYKPNSDIELFNANAASMWIKIISSWMGIFIYGWSLVAPAILTNREFN, from the exons ATGGGAGCAGTTCTGGGTTTATGCTCCGCGGCACAG TGTGCCTTGTGTTGTACGGGAACAGCAGCTTCCATGTGCTGTAGCGCCTGTccatcatgcaaaaattcaacttCTTCCCGTTTCATGTATGCTTTCATGTTGCTTGTGGGCACTATCTTGGGAGCAATAGCTCTGTCGCCTGGCCTTCAAGGAACTTTAAAGAAACTGCCTTTCTGTATTAATTCCACTTCATCTACCAGTTCAAAAGCCATCGATGTCTTTTCGGGAGGTTCCTTACAGTTGGATTGTGAATATGCTCTGGGTTATATGGCAGTATATCGCATATGTTTCGGTTTGGCGTGCTTCTTTATGCTTATGGCTTTAATAATGCTGGGGGTGAAGACTTCAAGGGATCCTCGTTCTCATATACAAAATGAGTTTTGGGGACTTAAATTCTTAATCTGTCTGGGCGCAACAATTGGAGCAATTTTCATTCCAGATGGTTCATTTGGACCGGCAATGATGTGGGTCGGTCTTATAGGTGGTCTGGCATTTATTCTTGTTCAACTGATAATAATTGTGGATTTTGCTCATTCATTGGCAGAAAATTGGATTG ATAGTGCTGAAAACAATCGTGGTTACTACTATGCATTGGTATTCGTAACTCTATTAAGTTATGGTTTGTCGATTACTGGAATTTCACTACTTTATGTATATTTCACGCAT AGCGATGGATGCGGCTTGAACAAGTTTTTCATTTCAATCAATTTGATTTTGTGCATTATGATTAGCATTTTATCTGTATTGCCAGCGGTGCAAGAGCGATTGCCTCAGTCGGGTCTATTGCAAAGCTCATTGGTGACAATGTACACAATTTATTTGACTTGGTCTGCTGTAGCCAATAATCCAG AAAAGATATGCAATCCCGGCATGTTTGGAATTATTGAAGGCAATGCCAGTGTCACCAGCACAGTGGCCCCTCCTACACCACATTCAAAGGTAACCTTTGATACCACCAACATTATTGGCCTAATTGTTTGGATGCTTTGCATTCTATACAATTGCATTAGTTCAGCTGTTGAGGTCTCAAAAATCAACAATGATGGCGAAAAAAGAG TTTTAACAGAAGTTTTATCAGATGCAGAGACAGGTGGTGGCAATGGCAAAACCGATGCAGATAACGAATCCGAAGGAGTGACATATTCATGGTCCATGTTCCATATAGTCTTTGTATGCGCTTCACTGTATGTGATGATGACTTTGACTAATTGGTACAA GCCAAATTCAGACATTGAATTATTTAATGCCAATGCTGCCTCCATGTGGATAAAGATAATTTCCAGCTGGATGGGTATATTCATATATGGTTGGAGTTTAGTAGCACCCGCCATACTAACCAATCGAGAATTCAATTAG
- the LOC106084676 gene encoding probable glutamate--tRNA ligase, mitochondrial isoform X2: protein MLSLKNSISLRFIKQIVYQRYASTQVRVRFAPSPTGHLHLGGLRTALYNYLYARHQNGKFLLRIEDTDQTRLVPGAMESLIEDLQWAGIEIDEGPGSKVKGSYGPYIQSQRTKLYLDHVETLLQNGSAYRCFCTERRLELLRKEALRTRQVPKYDNKCRHLSQKQIAELLGKSAPFCIRFKLNDYEEPLNDLIYGPVHHNVSQNEGDPVIMKSDQFPTYHFANVVDDHMMAITHVFRGVEWQISTTKHLLLYRAFGWEPPKFGHLPLLVNADGTKLSKRQGDIGIKSFREKGYFPTALLNYVVSAGGGFPHEQFTKLKVYSLGELSEKFTIENVNSHPSRLNPDLLDEFNRLQIIDLLNSEDSTEALVENVQHLVKTTYPTETNLDLNSTHILNILKWSSKRLTFIKDLTAPKLSFLWVKPTSYKIEAITKEQMGTLIESLEKEEFEKDHLNSVLKNYCQQNNVKFPTLMKCLRSALSGLKEGPGVAEMMEILGKRVTLQRLSDAVVLGDADGRNMKKGDRIG, encoded by the exons ATGTTATCACTTAAAAATTCAATTAGTCTACgttttataaaacaaattgtTTACCAAAGATATGCCTCCACCCAGGTAAGAGTACGATTTGCTCCAAGCCCAACGG GGCATTTGCATTTGGGAGGACTACGTACGGCATTGTACAATTATTTGTATGCCAGAcatcaaaatggaaaatttctgCTGCGCATTGAGGACACAGATCAAACTCGTCTTGTGCCAGGAGCCATGGAAAGCCTTATTGAAGATTTGCAATGGGCTGGCATAGAAATCGATGAGGGACCAGGCTCCAAAGTTAAAGGATCCTACGGCCCTTATATACAAAGCCAAAGAACAAAATTATATTT agatCATGTTGAAACCTTGTTGCAGAATGGTTCCGCCTATCGCTGTTTCTGTACGGAAAGAAGGCTGGAATTACTAAGAAAAGAAGCCTTGCGCACAAGACAAGTTCCCAAGTATGACAATAAATGTCGCCATCTTTCCCAAAAACAAATTGCGGAGCTTTTAGGAAAGTCTGCTCCTTTCTGTATACGCTTCAAATTAAATGACTATGAAGAGCCTTTAAATGATTTGATTTATGGTCCTGTTCATCATAATGTTAGCCAAAATGAAGGTGATCCTGTTATTATGAAATCAGATCAATTTCCTACCTATCACTTTGCCAATGTAGTGGATGACCACATGATGGCTATTACTCATGTTTTTCGTGGTGTTGAATGGCAAATATCAACAACAAAGCATTTACTTTTATATAG GGCATTTGGTTGGGAACCCCCAAAGTTTGGTCATCTCCCTCTTTTGGTAAATGCTGATGGCACTAAACTGAGCAAGCGTCAGGGTGATATTGGCATAAAGAGTTTCAG AGAAAAGGGCTATTTTCCAACAGCACTTCTTAACTATGTGGTGTCAGCTGGCGGAGGTTTCCCCCATGAACAGTTTACAAAACTAAAAGTGTACTCTTTAGGGGAACTATCAGAAAAG TTTACCATTGAAAATGTAAATTCCCATCCAAGTCGCCTCAATCCAGATCTTCTGGATGAATTTAATCGCTTGCAAATAATAGATTTACTGAACTCAGAAGATTCAACAGAGGCATTGGTTGAAAATGTACAACATTTAGTGAAAACAACTTATCCCACAGA aaCTAATTTAGATCTTAATTCTACACACATATTAAACATTCTCAAATGGTCATCTAAGCGCCTGACATTTATCAAAGATTTGACAGCACCAAAATTAAGTTTCCTTTGGGTAAAGCCAACAAGCTATAAAATAGAGGCTATTACAAAAG AACAAATGGGAACACTTATCGAGTCCTTGGAGAAAGAAGAGTTTGAAAAGGATCATTTAAATAGTGTACTGAAGAATTATTGCCAACAAAACAATGTTAAGTTCCCCACTCTTATGAAGTGCTTAAGGTCTGCCTTAAGTGGCTTAAAG GAGGGCCCTGGTGTTGCTGAAATGATGGAAATTTTAGGTAAACGTGTTACACTGCAAAGACTCTCTGATGCTGTAGTTCTGGGAGATGCCGATGGAAGGAATATGAAGAAAGGAGATAGAATAGGCTAA